One stretch of Bradyrhizobium canariense DNA includes these proteins:
- a CDS encoding TetR/AcrR family transcriptional regulator — protein MPRKTDARARAIATAERLFRIQGYTATGLIQILEESGAPKGSFYFHFPRGKTQLAEEAIDHYVASRIAVLRNISANTTGDALNFVHQIFGTFAAEMVASDFQYGCLMQNLANELPALDAELTKRVARGFVDSTEIVAEHFRGCGFAPARASSTAAALVAALEGARTIARLERTPAIFEALADVSVQRWAAPEG, from the coding sequence ATGCCACGTAAGACTGACGCCCGCGCTCGCGCGATTGCCACGGCCGAACGACTGTTTCGCATCCAAGGCTACACTGCGACCGGATTGATCCAGATCCTTGAAGAAAGCGGCGCGCCTAAAGGATCGTTCTACTTTCACTTTCCACGCGGCAAGACACAGCTCGCAGAAGAAGCAATCGATCATTACGTTGCGAGTAGAATTGCTGTATTGCGGAATATCTCGGCGAATACGACGGGTGATGCTCTGAATTTTGTTCATCAGATTTTCGGCACATTCGCGGCCGAAATGGTCGCCTCCGATTTCCAGTATGGATGTCTAATGCAAAATCTGGCGAATGAGCTGCCCGCGCTCGACGCTGAGCTGACCAAACGGGTAGCGCGCGGATTTGTTGATTCGACCGAGATTGTTGCGGAGCATTTTAGGGGGTGCGGTTTCGCTCCCGCGCGCGCATCCTCTACCGCAGCCGCATTGGTAGCCGCCCTCGAAGGCGCGCGAACGATCGCCCGCCTGGAACGCACGCCGGCTATATTCGAGGCGCTGGCGGATGTTAGTGTCCAGAGGTGGGCTGCCCCCGAGGGGTGA
- a CDS encoding DNA topoisomerase IB — protein sequence MMDQQNFEATRPVSADPAVALAKALGQWPKSPASTPKIAATASVEALAQELGLKLGDQNELTIRRIKRGKGYSFVRANGTPIRHVGTIKRLNSMAVPPAYAEVRYSPDPASHLQAVGRDAAGRLQYRYHADWEKVREHRKAHRLGKLVAALPKIRRNVSMHLSGDEPTREFALSAVIELIARTAIRPGNESYARLNGTRGATTLLKSNVVIEDDSVVLAFKAKGGKAVRKECDAAKLVRAIGILRGVPGKRMFQYRDPFGNVRGVSTTSVNAFLREIAGIKISLKDFRTLMASAVVLESLSRISPAASARGRRKQVLDAVRAAADELSNTPAICRKSYVHDTIVTAFEDGILERFAATMKGYRSQSKREQLLAQVVTAAAA from the coding sequence ATGATGGATCAGCAGAATTTCGAGGCTACGCGGCCCGTTTCCGCCGATCCTGCAGTCGCTCTGGCAAAAGCGCTCGGGCAATGGCCCAAATCTCCCGCATCGACCCCCAAGATAGCGGCCACGGCCTCGGTCGAAGCGCTGGCCCAGGAACTGGGCCTGAAGCTCGGCGATCAGAATGAATTGACGATCCGCCGTATCAAGCGCGGCAAGGGCTATTCATTCGTTCGCGCCAACGGAACGCCGATCCGCCACGTTGGCACCATCAAGCGCCTGAATTCGATGGCGGTGCCTCCGGCCTATGCCGAAGTCCGCTACTCGCCGGATCCGGCCTCGCATCTGCAGGCCGTCGGCCGCGATGCCGCGGGCCGGCTGCAATATCGCTATCATGCTGATTGGGAGAAGGTCCGCGAGCATCGCAAGGCGCATCGCCTTGGGAAACTGGTCGCGGCGCTGCCGAAGATCCGGCGCAATGTCTCGATGCATCTGTCGGGCGACGAGCCGACCCGCGAGTTCGCCCTGTCGGCGGTGATCGAGCTGATTGCCCGCACCGCGATCCGGCCGGGCAATGAATCCTATGCCCGCCTCAACGGCACCCGCGGCGCCACCACGCTGTTGAAGTCCAACGTCGTGATCGAGGACGATAGCGTGGTGCTGGCCTTCAAGGCCAAGGGCGGCAAGGCCGTTCGCAAGGAATGCGACGCGGCCAAGCTGGTGCGCGCCATCGGCATTCTGCGCGGCGTGCCGGGCAAGCGAATGTTCCAGTATCGCGATCCTTTCGGCAATGTCCGCGGCGTCTCGACCACGTCGGTCAATGCCTTTCTGCGCGAGATCGCCGGCATCAAGATTTCGCTGAAGGATTTTCGCACGCTGATGGCGTCGGCGGTCGTGCTGGAATCGCTGTCGCGGATTTCGCCGGCGGCGAGCGCCCGCGGCCGGCGCAAGCAGGTGCTGGACGCCGTTCGCGCCGCGGCCGACGAACTGTCGAACACGCCGGCGATCTGCCGCAAGAGCTACGTCCACGACACCATCGTCACCGCGTTCGAAGATGGCATCCTCGAACGTTTTGCGGCGACCATGAAGGGCTATCGTTCGCAGTCCAAGCGCGAGCAATTGCTGGCGCAGGTGGTGACGGCGGCCGCGGCGTAA
- the acs gene encoding acetate--CoA ligase, giving the protein MSEKVYDVSAEWAKRAFIDQAKYREMYARSTSDPKGFWGEQAKRLDWIEPFTKVDNASFAPGNISIKWFEDGVLNVAWNCIDRHLDKRGDQTAIIWEGDDPSQSKHITYRELHDEVCKMANVLRTRNVSKGDRVTIYLPMIPEAAYAMLACARIGAIHSVVFAGFSPDSLAQRITDCKSKIVITADEGLRGGKKVPLKANVDAAIAKASGVDWVVVVKHTGAAVDMNPTRDFWYQDAAEMVTTECPCEPMSAEDPLFILYTSGSTGQPKGVLHTSGGYLVFASMTHQYVFDYHDGDIYWCTADVGWVTGHSYILYGPLANGATTLMFEGVPNYPDNSRFWNVIDKHKVNIFYTAPTAIRALMQSGDAPVKKTSRKSLRLLGSVGEPINPEAWEWYYRVIGDERCPIVDTWWQTETGGILITPLPGATKLKPGSATQPFFGVVPEIVDADGKVLEGETSGNLCIARSWPGQMRTVYGDHARFEQTYFSTYKGKYFTGDGCRRDADGYYWITGRVDDVINVSGHRMGTAEVESSLVAHDAVSEAAVVGYPHDIKGQGIYAYVTLMTGTEPSDALRKELVAWVRKDIGPIASPDLIQFAPGLPKTRSGKIMRRILRKIAEDEPGSLGDTSTLADPAVVDDLVQHRQNKKGAGA; this is encoded by the coding sequence ATGTCCGAGAAGGTTTATGACGTAAGTGCGGAATGGGCCAAGCGCGCCTTCATCGACCAGGCCAAGTACCGCGAAATGTATGCGCGCTCGACCAGCGATCCCAAGGGCTTCTGGGGCGAGCAGGCCAAGCGGCTCGACTGGATTGAGCCTTTCACCAAGGTCGATAACGCCTCCTTCGCGCCGGGCAACATCTCGATCAAATGGTTCGAGGACGGCGTCCTCAACGTCGCCTGGAACTGCATCGACCGCCATCTCGACAAGCGCGGCGACCAGACCGCCATCATCTGGGAAGGCGACGATCCCTCGCAGTCGAAGCACATCACCTATCGCGAGCTGCACGACGAGGTCTGCAAGATGGCCAACGTCCTGCGCACCCGCAATGTCAGCAAGGGCGACCGCGTCACGATCTATCTGCCGATGATTCCGGAAGCGGCCTATGCGATGCTGGCCTGCGCGCGGATCGGCGCGATCCATTCAGTGGTGTTCGCAGGCTTCTCGCCCGACAGCCTTGCCCAGCGCATCACCGATTGCAAATCCAAGATCGTCATCACGGCCGACGAAGGCCTGCGCGGCGGCAAGAAGGTGCCGCTGAAGGCCAATGTCGATGCCGCGATCGCGAAAGCCAGCGGCGTCGACTGGGTCGTCGTGGTCAAGCACACCGGCGCCGCCGTCGACATGAATCCGACGCGCGATTTCTGGTATCAGGACGCGGCTGAGATGGTGACGACGGAATGCCCGTGTGAACCGATGAGCGCGGAGGATCCGCTGTTCATCCTCTACACGTCGGGCTCGACCGGCCAGCCCAAGGGCGTGCTGCACACGTCGGGCGGCTATCTCGTGTTCGCGTCGATGACGCATCAATATGTGTTCGACTATCACGATGGCGATATCTACTGGTGCACCGCCGACGTCGGCTGGGTCACCGGCCACAGCTACATTCTCTATGGACCGCTCGCGAACGGCGCGACCACGCTGATGTTCGAAGGTGTGCCGAACTACCCTGACAATTCGCGATTCTGGAATGTCATCGACAAGCACAAGGTCAACATTTTCTACACCGCGCCGACCGCGATCCGCGCCCTGATGCAAAGCGGCGATGCGCCGGTGAAGAAGACTTCGCGCAAGAGCCTTCGATTGCTGGGCAGCGTCGGCGAGCCGATCAACCCGGAAGCGTGGGAATGGTATTATCGCGTCATCGGCGACGAGCGTTGCCCGATCGTCGATACCTGGTGGCAGACCGAAACCGGCGGCATTCTGATTACGCCGCTGCCCGGCGCGACCAAACTCAAGCCGGGTTCGGCGACCCAGCCATTTTTCGGCGTGGTGCCGGAGATTGTCGACGCCGACGGCAAGGTGCTGGAGGGTGAAACGTCAGGCAATCTGTGCATCGCGCGATCCTGGCCGGGCCAGATGCGCACGGTCTATGGCGATCACGCCCGCTTCGAGCAGACCTACTTCTCGACCTACAAGGGCAAATACTTCACCGGTGACGGCTGCCGCCGGGACGCCGATGGCTATTACTGGATCACCGGCCGCGTCGACGACGTGATCAATGTCTCCGGCCATCGCATGGGCACCGCCGAAGTCGAGAGTTCGCTGGTGGCGCATGACGCGGTGTCGGAAGCCGCCGTCGTCGGCTACCCCCACGACATCAAGGGCCAGGGCATCTACGCCTATGTGACGTTGATGACTGGCACGGAGCCGAGTGACGCGCTACGCAAGGAATTGGTCGCGTGGGTGCGCAAGGACATCGGCCCGATCGCGTCTCCCGACCTGATCCAGTTTGCCCCGGGCCTGCCTAAAACCCGCTCCGGCAAGATCATGCGCCGCATCCTGCGCAAGATCGCCGAGGACGAGCCGGGCAGTCTGGGCGATACTTCGACACTGGCGGATCCCGCCGTGGTGGACGACCTGGTGCAGCATCGCCAGAACAAGAAGGGCGCGGGAGCTTAA
- a CDS encoding Kazal-type serine protease inhibitor family protein yields the protein MRLRFGRAAAATLIVISGIGLASPSARAANLDEACGGPDKITCNSALWCRKAAGQCSAPDAAGTCEKAPDFCMRVSRPVCGCNGKTYQNECDARHAKVAVDYTGACKKSPSTETAPAAKPVAKKKKKAPKASN from the coding sequence ATGCGCTTGCGTTTCGGTCGCGCCGCGGCGGCGACACTCATTGTCATATCCGGCATCGGGCTCGCCTCGCCGAGCGCGAGGGCTGCAAATCTCGATGAAGCCTGCGGCGGACCTGACAAAATAACCTGCAATTCGGCGCTGTGGTGCCGGAAGGCGGCCGGACAATGCAGCGCGCCCGACGCGGCGGGGACCTGCGAAAAAGCGCCGGACTTTTGCATGCGGGTGTCCCGACCGGTTTGCGGCTGCAACGGCAAGACCTACCAGAATGAGTGCGACGCGCGGCACGCCAAGGTGGCGGTCGACTATACCGGCGCTTGCAAGAAATCGCCCTCAACGGAAACTGCCCCGGCAGCCAAGCCCGTGGCTAAGAAAAAGAAGAAGGCTCCGAAAGCGAGCAATTAG
- a CDS encoding L,D-transpeptidase, which yields MSLRIAVALAATIGAGALISSAAEARPEMVGVQGDYTPGTIVVKTNERHLYLILDDGHAMRYPVGVGKAGKQWAGVTRINGKYLNPAWSPPAEVKHDKPSIPDVIPGGSPQNPMGVAAMTLAGGEYAIHGTNVPNSVGGFVSYGCIRMLNPDISDLYQRVSVGTTVVVTR from the coding sequence ATGTCGCTGAGGATTGCGGTGGCACTGGCGGCCACCATCGGGGCGGGCGCGTTGATATCGAGTGCGGCCGAGGCGCGGCCGGAAATGGTCGGTGTGCAAGGCGATTACACGCCGGGAACGATCGTGGTGAAAACCAATGAGCGTCACCTTTATCTCATTCTCGACGACGGCCACGCCATGCGGTACCCAGTCGGCGTCGGCAAGGCCGGCAAGCAATGGGCCGGCGTCACCCGCATCAACGGCAAATATCTCAACCCCGCCTGGTCGCCACCGGCCGAGGTCAAGCACGACAAGCCTTCGATCCCGGACGTTATCCCCGGTGGCTCGCCGCAAAATCCGATGGGCGTCGCGGCGATGACGCTGGCGGGTGGAGAATACGCGATCCACGGCACCAACGTGCCCAATTCGGTCGGCGGATTCGTCTCTTACGGCTGCATTCGCATGCTGAACCCGGATATCAGCGATCTCTACCAGCGCGTTTCCGTCGGCACGACCGTCGTCGTGACGCGCTGA
- a CDS encoding DUF1674 domain-containing protein: protein MTDNLSPPSTAASSGLEPKQLSPAAKRALAEAEARRKAAEANAHPMAKEFQGPKGPEPTRYGDWESKGIASDF from the coding sequence ATGACTGACAATCTTTCGCCGCCGTCAACGGCGGCATCATCAGGGCTGGAACCCAAGCAGCTGTCGCCGGCCGCCAAGCGGGCGCTTGCCGAAGCCGAAGCGCGGCGGAAAGCCGCCGAGGCGAACGCGCATCCGATGGCCAAGGAATTTCAGGGCCCGAAGGGACCGGAACCCACGCGCTACGGCGACTGGGAGAGCAAAGGCATCGCTTCGGATTTTTGA
- a CDS encoding RsmB/NOP family class I SAM-dependent RNA methyltransferase — MPPQRFALPSEVPGLAARRIAADILDGVLQKHRTLDDQLDGAGAHPGLKTLSDRDRALMRRLVATTLRRLGTLGHLLSRLLDRGVPTDAPRAQSALLIGAAQILWMDVPDHAAVDLSVRLVQSDRRAAKYAGLVNAVLRRCAREGAPLIDEVKSERLDIAPWLLQRWTAQYGEAVARDIATSIGHEPSFDITVKSDAAQWASRLHGEVLPTGSVRTLLQGSVTMLPGFTEGQWWVQDAAAALPARLFGDVAGKTIADLCAAPGGKTAQLAQAGAQVVAVDRSSNRMARLRDNLARLALNAEAVVTDAAEWQGGNNKEGFDGILVDAPCTSTGTIRRHPDIGWLRQEGDIAALTALQKRLLQRATALLKPGGTLVYCTCSLEQEEGEQAVSAFLATESSMRRVPIDAGEVAGLTEIITADGGLRTLPCHLPRDEPRLGGLDGFYAARLVKS, encoded by the coding sequence ATGCCTCCTCAACGATTCGCATTGCCATCCGAAGTGCCTGGTCTCGCGGCGCGGCGGATCGCAGCGGATATTCTTGACGGCGTATTGCAAAAGCACCGCACCCTCGACGATCAGCTCGACGGCGCCGGCGCGCATCCCGGGTTGAAAACGCTCTCCGACCGTGACCGCGCCCTGATGCGGCGGCTGGTGGCGACCACCTTGCGACGGCTTGGCACCCTGGGCCATCTGCTGTCGCGGCTGCTCGATCGTGGCGTTCCGACCGACGCGCCGCGGGCGCAGAGCGCGCTTCTGATCGGCGCCGCGCAAATTCTCTGGATGGATGTGCCCGATCATGCGGCTGTCGATCTCTCCGTAAGGTTGGTGCAGTCGGACCGGCGCGCCGCGAAATATGCCGGCCTGGTCAACGCCGTGCTGCGCCGTTGCGCGCGCGAAGGAGCGCCGCTGATCGACGAGGTCAAGTCCGAGAGACTTGATATTGCGCCATGGCTCTTGCAGCGCTGGACCGCCCAGTACGGTGAGGCCGTTGCGCGCGACATCGCCACCTCGATCGGCCATGAGCCCTCGTTCGACATCACCGTGAAGTCCGATGCCGCGCAATGGGCAAGCCGCCTGCATGGCGAAGTGCTGCCGACGGGTTCGGTACGCACGCTGTTGCAGGGCTCGGTGACGATGCTGCCGGGATTCACGGAAGGACAGTGGTGGGTGCAGGACGCTGCCGCCGCATTGCCAGCACGCTTGTTCGGTGACGTCGCCGGCAAAACCATCGCCGATCTCTGCGCCGCACCCGGCGGCAAGACCGCCCAGCTTGCGCAAGCCGGCGCCCAAGTCGTCGCGGTCGATCGCTCGTCAAATCGCATGGCGCGGCTGCGCGACAATCTCGCGCGGCTCGCCCTGAATGCTGAAGCCGTGGTGACCGATGCCGCTGAATGGCAGGGCGGAAATAACAAGGAAGGCTTCGACGGTATCCTGGTCGACGCACCCTGTACCTCGACCGGCACGATCAGGCGTCACCCCGACATCGGCTGGCTGCGGCAGGAGGGCGACATCGCCGCGCTGACGGCGCTGCAGAAGCGATTGCTGCAACGGGCGACCGCGCTGCTGAAGCCGGGCGGGACGCTGGTCTACTGCACCTGCTCGCTGGAGCAGGAAGAAGGCGAACAGGCGGTATCGGCTTTTCTGGCCACCGAATCGTCGATGCGCCGCGTGCCGATCGACGCCGGCGAGGTCGCGGGCCTCACCGAGATCATCACCGCGGATGGCGGTCTGCGTACGCTGCCGTGCCATCTGCCGCGGGACGAGCCCAGGCTGGGCGGGCTCGACGGCTTTTACGCCGCGCGTCTGGTTAAATCCTGA
- a CDS encoding heparinase II/III family protein — MGRFARNVVARASGGSVALARLWPGRTDRLIIAPHDLRTADATRAAEIYAGRFVFAGKIVTCHGRSIFDLEPPSEDWEVALLGFGWLRHLRAADTALTRANARALVDDWISNPVSKRAVGRRADVMARRVISLLSQAPLVLGDTDGKFYRRYLRGLAREIRYLRYTMLDAADGVPRLQVLIALCYASLCLANQAGHIRAATRKLSDELQRQILPDGGHISRNPGALIELLIDLLPLRQTFAARNIAPPPALLNAIDRMMPMLRFFRHGDGSFALFNGMSSAPSDLLATLLAYDDTHGVPMANMPHTGYQRLDAGAMTVIMDTGPPPPANVSQDAHAGCLSFELSAGPSRIVVNCGMPATGRDNWRPFARSTVAHSTLAYHETSSCQFVELSAMKRLLQGAPVISGPAHVDSYREAVANGELLTTSHDGYLARFGVVHRRVLMAARDGSRLDGEDTLSPAPGGRIKGRDTDYALRFHLHPSVKASRLSDARGVMLVLPNRDVWTFEALDDRVELEDSVFLAGNDGPRRTAQIVIRQHALHASSIRWSFVRSAASASTATARRNARREPELPL; from the coding sequence ATGGGCCGCTTCGCGCGGAACGTAGTCGCGCGCGCGAGCGGCGGCTCGGTGGCGCTGGCGCGGCTGTGGCCGGGCCGCACCGATCGCCTCATCATCGCCCCGCACGACCTGCGCACCGCGGATGCCACCCGCGCCGCCGAAATCTATGCCGGCCGCTTTGTGTTCGCGGGCAAGATCGTGACCTGCCATGGACGCTCGATCTTCGATCTCGAGCCACCTTCCGAAGATTGGGAGGTGGCGCTGCTCGGTTTCGGATGGCTGCGGCATTTGCGCGCGGCCGATACCGCGCTGACCCGGGCCAACGCCCGCGCGCTGGTCGATGACTGGATCTCGAACCCGGTCAGCAAACGCGCCGTAGGCCGCCGTGCCGATGTGATGGCCCGCCGCGTGATCTCGCTGCTGTCGCAAGCGCCGCTGGTGCTCGGCGATACCGACGGCAAGTTCTACCGGCGATATTTACGCGGACTGGCGCGCGAGATCCGCTATCTGCGCTACACCATGCTCGACGCGGCGGACGGCGTGCCGCGGCTGCAGGTGCTGATCGCGCTTTGCTACGCCTCGCTCTGCCTCGCCAACCAGGCCGGGCATATCCGCGCCGCCACGCGCAAGCTCTCCGACGAATTGCAGCGGCAAATCCTCCCCGATGGCGGGCACATCTCGCGCAATCCCGGCGCACTGATCGAGCTGTTGATCGACCTGTTACCGCTGCGACAGACCTTCGCCGCCCGCAACATCGCGCCACCGCCGGCGCTGCTGAACGCGATCGACCGCATGATGCCGATGCTGCGCTTCTTCCGTCACGGCGACGGCAGCTTTGCGCTGTTCAACGGCATGAGCAGCGCGCCTTCCGATCTGCTGGCGACGCTGCTCGCTTACGACGATACCCACGGCGTGCCGATGGCGAACATGCCGCACACCGGCTATCAGCGGCTGGACGCCGGCGCGATGACGGTCATCATGGATACCGGTCCGCCGCCGCCGGCGAATGTCAGTCAAGATGCCCATGCCGGCTGCCTTTCGTTCGAATTGTCGGCCGGACCGAGCCGGATCGTCGTCAATTGCGGCATGCCGGCGACCGGCCGCGACAACTGGCGCCCCTTTGCGCGCAGCACAGTTGCGCATTCGACGCTGGCTTATCACGAGACTTCGTCCTGCCAGTTCGTCGAACTCTCGGCCATGAAACGGCTGCTGCAGGGCGCGCCCGTCATCAGCGGTCCCGCCCATGTCGACAGCTATCGCGAGGCCGTCGCCAATGGCGAGCTTTTGACCACGTCGCATGATGGCTATCTCGCGCGATTTGGCGTGGTGCATCGTCGCGTGCTCATGGCCGCGCGTGACGGCTCCAGGCTTGACGGCGAGGACACGCTGTCGCCGGCGCCGGGCGGGCGCATCAAAGGCCGCGACACCGACTACGCGCTGCGGTTTCACCTGCATCCTTCGGTCAAGGCAAGCCGGCTCAGCGACGCGCGCGGCGTGATGCTGGTGCTGCCGAACCGTGACGTCTGGACCTTTGAGGCGCTGGACGACAGGGTCGAGCTGGAAGACAGCGTATTCCTGGCCGGGAACGACGGCCCTCGCCGCACCGCCCAGATCGTGATCCGGCAGCACGCGCTGCACGCCTCCTCGATTCGCTGGAGCTTTGTTCGCTCAGCGGCCTCAGCCTCGACGGCAACGGCCCGGCGCAATGCCCGCCGCGAGCCCGAATTGCCGCTATAA
- the purH gene encoding bifunctional phosphoribosylaminoimidazolecarboxamide formyltransferase/IMP cyclohydrolase, with protein MTDHPRRATRALLSVSDKSGLIEFARALSGHGVELVSTGGTAKAIAAAGLKVKDVSELTGFPEMMDGRVKTLHPKVHGGLLAIRDNAEHARSMKDHGIAPIDLLVVNLYPFEATVDKGAGFEECIENIDIGGPAMIRAAAKNHDDVAVVVEAQDYQAVLDELAANKGATTLTLRRRLAAKAYARTAAYDAAISNWFALQLKTDAPDFRAFGGRLIQALRYGENPHQNAAFYRTPDKRLGVATARQLQGRELSYNNINDTDAAYECIAEFDPARTAACVIVKHANPCGVAEGADLVTAYRRALACDSTSAYGGIVAVNRTLDADAARAITEIFTEVIIAPEATEEAIAIVAARRNLRLLLAGGLPDPRASGLTAKTVAGGLLVQSRDNAVVDDMTLKVATKRAPTEAELHDLKFAFRVAKHVKSNTIIYAKDLATVGIGAGQMSRVDSARIAARKAQDAANELKLAEPLTRGSVVASDAFFPFADGMLACIEAGATAVIQPGGSVRDDEVIKAADDHGIAMVLTGVRHFRH; from the coding sequence ATGACCGACCATCCGCGCCGCGCAACCCGCGCTTTGCTATCCGTGTCCGATAAATCCGGACTGATCGAATTCGCCCGCGCGCTTTCAGGCCATGGCGTCGAGCTGGTCTCGACCGGTGGCACCGCCAAGGCGATCGCCGCCGCAGGGTTAAAGGTCAAAGACGTCTCGGAACTGACGGGCTTTCCGGAGATGATGGATGGACGGGTCAAGACCCTGCATCCCAAGGTACATGGCGGGCTGCTCGCGATCAGGGACAATGCTGAGCATGCGCGATCGATGAAGGATCACGGCATCGCGCCGATCGATCTTCTGGTCGTCAATCTCTACCCGTTCGAGGCGACCGTCGATAAAGGCGCCGGCTTCGAGGAATGCATCGAGAATATCGACATTGGCGGGCCCGCGATGATCCGCGCGGCGGCCAAGAATCATGACGATGTCGCCGTCGTCGTCGAAGCGCAGGATTATCAGGCCGTGCTCGACGAACTCGCCGCCAACAAGGGCGCGACCACGCTGACGCTGCGCCGCCGTCTCGCCGCCAAGGCCTATGCCCGCACCGCAGCCTATGACGCCGCGATCTCGAACTGGTTCGCATTGCAGCTCAAGACCGATGCGCCGGATTTTCGCGCGTTCGGCGGCCGGCTGATCCAGGCGCTGCGCTACGGCGAAAACCCGCACCAAAACGCCGCCTTCTATCGCACACCCGACAAGCGCCTGGGCGTCGCCACTGCGCGACAATTGCAGGGCAGGGAACTGTCGTACAACAACATCAACGATACCGATGCGGCCTATGAATGCATCGCCGAGTTCGACCCCGCGCGGACGGCGGCTTGCGTCATCGTCAAGCACGCCAACCCCTGCGGCGTCGCCGAGGGCGCCGACCTCGTCACCGCCTACCGTCGGGCGCTGGCCTGCGATTCGACCTCAGCCTATGGCGGCATCGTTGCCGTCAACCGGACGCTGGATGCCGACGCCGCGCGTGCCATCACCGAAATCTTCACCGAGGTGATCATCGCACCCGAGGCGACCGAGGAAGCCATCGCCATCGTCGCGGCGCGGCGAAACCTGCGGTTATTGCTGGCGGGCGGACTGCCCGATCCGCGTGCGAGTGGCCTGACCGCAAAGACCGTCGCCGGCGGCCTTTTGGTACAGAGCCGCGACAACGCGGTTGTTGACGACATGACGCTGAAAGTCGCAACCAAGCGCGCCCCTACTGAAGCCGAACTTCACGACCTTAAATTCGCGTTCCGCGTCGCAAAGCACGTCAAATCGAACACCATCATCTACGCAAAGGATCTTGCCACCGTCGGCATCGGCGCGGGCCAGATGAGCCGGGTCGATTCCGCACGCATCGCCGCGCGCAAGGCGCAGGATGCGGCGAACGAATTGAAGCTCGCCGAGCCGCTGACCAGGGGCTCCGTCGTCGCCTCGGACGCGTTCTTTCCGTTCGCCGATGGCATGCTGGCCTGCATCGAGGCCGGCGCCACCGCCGTGATCCAGCCCGGCGGGTCAGTCCGCGATGACGAAGTCATCAAGGCCGCCGACGATCACGGCATCGCGATGGTGCTTACCGGAGTGCGGCATTTCCGGCATTGA